A window of the Vanessa cardui chromosome 12, ilVanCard2.1, whole genome shotgun sequence genome harbors these coding sequences:
- the LOC124534440 gene encoding uncharacterized protein LOC124534440, with the protein MPFLTTIFLITNIEIVIFIHKSLSQYAPSVYFQRPQSYTRAAYFEQYDDQEYTWATEKSHNHNRRRKYSYYSGSSEFDYGSNRLKCKCSCRKCRKNRHSYYDQQNDCCVSFCIKCSNRNDIYDFDYTTQTTTTETNPETNGNLCPSLPWFECYQQAITIDEDAINDFYKIKTYKIKHKKGKKGKKDNDDDDDDEDSDEDKHKDKDDDKDNKNNTTTISTTTKATTTEATTTTEATTTTEATTTTKVTTTTKVTTTTIRRTSESTVPYRGNDEGKLLLNSYFPKKRSCLRNNCLRDNTGRKIGRYFYNDLVLRPTVRSTSYNFDNY; encoded by the exons ATGCCGTTTTTGACAACAATTTTCTTg ATAACAAACATTGAAATTGttatattcattcataaatCATTATCTCAGTACGCACCCAGTGTATACTTTCAACGGCCTCAGTCATATACACGGGCAGCTTATTTTGAGCAATATGATGATCAGGAATACACATGGGCAACAGAAAAGAGCCATAACCATAATAGAAGAAGGAAATACAGTTATTATTCTGGCAGTTCTGAGTTTGATTATGGATCAAACAGATTAAAATGCAAGTGTTCTTGTAgaaaatgtagaaaaaatagGCATTCATATTATGACCAACAAAACGACTGCTGTGTATCTTTTTGTATTAAATGCTCAAATAGAAATGATATTTATGATTTCGATTATACAACTCAAACTACGACTACTGAAACGAATCCTGAAACAAATGGTAATTTATGTCCATCGCTGCCTTGGTTTGAGTGTTATCAACAAGCAATTACGATTGATGAAGACGCAATTAACGATTTTTACAAGataaaaacttacaaaataaaacataaaaaaggtaaaaaggGTAAAAAAgacaatgatgatgatgatgatgatgaagatagTGATGAAGATAAACATAAAGACAAAGATGATGACAAGGATAATAAGAATAATACGACCACTATTTCTACCACTACTAAAGCGACAACAACAGAAGCAACTACAACAACGGAAGCAACTACAACAACAGAAgcaactacaacaacaaaagtaactacaacaacaaaagtaactacaacaacaataagAAGAACATCAGAGTCAACGGTTCCCTATCGAGGGAATGATGAAGgcaaattattgttaaatagttattttccaaaaaagaGGTCATGCCTTAGAAATAATTGCTTAAGAGATAATACAGGACGTAAAATaggaagatatttttataacgatttGGTTTTGCGACCAACAGTGCGTAGTACTTCATACAattttgacaattattaa
- the LOC124534149 gene encoding uncharacterized protein LOC124534149 gives MNIKLVRSINILFFLLLKETTTQYNNPDLDEMEQFHYNPNVPNVYQQYPNQVYVDNKWSPQENFNYEDYNDYIEENTCVCDDCDNLKPSCRNMCPNCAPIPPFPGPGYIFLSYPYPYPVTSKPRSKKSTKTTIASTIKTTSEVTTEKTTKETERYEEQTDVGLIDKLDNSKVPDIISKPLEVKDKSQYMMTALRRTKPNWVPKYGILPISDQFAEKLMLQLRSMKLLHPRKDYLRNVDNIKLVN, from the exons atgaatataaaattg GTTCGAAgcataaacattttgttttttcttctaCTAAAAGAAACTACGACGCAATACAATAATCCAGACTTGGATGAAATGGAACAATTCCACTACAATCCAAACGTTCCAAATGTATATCAACAGTATCCTAACCAGGTGTACGTTGACAACAAATGGAGTCCACAAGAAAATTTCAACTATGAGGATTATAATGACTACATCGAGGAGAATACTTGTGTGTGCGATGACTGTGATAATCTGAAACCATCTTGCCGTAATATGTGCCCCAATTGTGCTCCAATACCACCCTTTCCAGGACCtggctatatatttttatcctaCCCTTATCCTTATCCTGTAACATCTAAGCCACGTtctaaaaaatcaacaaaaacaacaatcgCATCAACTATAAAAACCACAAGTGAAGTGACAACGGAAAAAACGACTAAGGAAACTGAACGGTATGAAGAACAAACTGATGTAGGTTTAATTGACAAATTAGATAATTCGAAAGTGCCTGACATCATCTCTAAACCGCTCGAAGTGAAAGATAAGAGCCAATACATGATGACGGCATTAAGACGAACCAAGCCTAATTGGGTACCCAAGTATGGAATACTGCCAATTTCTGACCAATTTGCGGAGAAATTGATGCTACAACTAAGAAGCATGAAACTGCTCCATCCGCGTAAAGATTATTTACGTAATGttgataatataaaacttgtTAACTAG